The DNA window TCGCCGGCGGAGAGGGCAGACGCACTGCTCGGCGCTCGGGCATGGACCTCATTCGCTTGATTCGCAAGAGGTTGCACTCAGGGTCCGCTGTCGCGTGGAGGGAGAATAGGCAGTGGGGAACTGCCTGTCAAGCAATCCATATGCCAGGAACTGCGGTATGCCGGGAGAAACTTCTTGACAGCCGGCGCCGCGACGCGCTCGGCCCACCGGGCGCGTGCGGAGCGAGCAAGCGCTTTCCCGGTGGGCGCTTAGCTCAGACCGGCGCGCAGGATGTCGTGGAGATGGATCACCCCGACCAGGGCGCCCGCGCCGTCGGTGACGACGAGGCTGGTGATGGGTCCCGGCCGGTTCCCCTCCATGATCCGCAGGGCCTCGGCGGCGAGGAGTTCCGGCCCGACGCAGCGCGGCTGCCGCGTCGCGAGGGCGGCCACGGGCCGGTCCAGCAGAGTCGCCGTGGCCGGCGAGTCGACGAGCAGGCGCTTGAGGTCGCCGTCGGTGAGAACGCCGAGCAGGGGCCCGCCCGGGGCCTCGACGACGCAGGTCATGCCCAGGCCCTTGCCGATGATGACGAGCAGCGCCTCGCGCAGGCTGGTCTCGCCCGTGACGACGGGCAGCGCCTCGCCCTCGTGCATGAGGTCGGCCACGCGCAGGTTGAGCCGGCGCCCGAGGACGCCGCTCGGGTGCAGGCGCAGGAAGTCGCCGGCGCCGAAGCCGCGGCGCTCGAGGAGGGCGAGCGCGAGGGCGTCGCCCATGACGAGCGCCGCCGCGCTGCTCGTGGTCGGGGCGAGGTTCAGCGGGCAGGCCTCCTCGGCCACCGCCGCATCGAGCGCCACGCTCGCCGCGCGGGCGAGCGGCGAGGCGATGTTGCCGCAGATCGCGACCAGCGGACAGCCCTGCGCGCGCAGGAAGGGCAGCCAGCCGAGCAACTCCTCCCCGGCTCCGCTCTTGGAGACCATGATGCAGAGGTCCTCCCCGCGCAGGAAGCCGAGGTCGCCGTGCGTGGCCTCGGCGGCATGCAGGAAGACGGCCGGCGTCCCCGTCGAGCTGAGCGTCGCTGCCAGCTTGCGCGCGACGTGCCCCGACTTGCCGATGCCGGTGACGACGACGCGGCCGCGGCAGGCGGCGACGAGCGCGACCGCGCGCGCGAACTCGGGACCCAGGCGGGCCTGGATCGCGCCGAGCGCCGCAATGGCCGCGGCGAAGACCTCGCGCCCCCGTTCGAGATCGCGCGCGGCCCGCGGCTCAGTCATCGCCCAGCTCCGCGCCGGCGCGCAGGAAGGGCGCGACGAGCGCTTCCCACTCGCCGCGGGCGCGCAGGACGCCCTCGATCACCTCGCGCGCGGCGCCGTGGCCGCCGCGGCTGGCCAGGGGCCAGTGGCAGCGCTCGAGCAGCTCCGCGGCGGCGTCGGCCGGGCAGGCGCCGAGACCGGCGGCCGCCATTCCGGGCAGGTCGAAGAGGTCGTCGCCGACGAAGATCGCCTCCCCGCGCGCGCAGGCGGTCTCGGCGAGCAGCTCGCGCACGGCCTCGGCCTTGTCCAGGCGACCCAGCCGCAGGTGCTGGATGCGCAGGCGCTCGGCGCGCTCGCGGATTTCGGCATGGTCGTTGCCGCTGCAGAGGGCGACACCCAAGCTACTCCTGTGGGCAAGATAGATGCCGAAGCCGTCCTTCACGTGCCAGCGCCGGCTGCGCGGCTCGCCGCCGCCCAGCGTGCCGTCGGTGAGCACGCCGTCGACATCGAAGATGAACAGGCGCAGGCGCGCGAGGCGCGCGCCCAGCGCGGCCGGGGGATCAGGGAAGGGCATTGCCGGCCTCCAGGGCGGCCCAGAACCGGGCCAGATCCGCGAGGAGCGCCGCGGCGGCGGCGAAGTCGAGCTGGGTGGCGGCGTCGCTCTGCGCGCGCGCCGGATCGGGGTGCACCTCCAGGAAGAGGCCGTCCACCCCGGCGGCGAGGGCGGCGCGGGCGAGGCCGCGGCCGTAGGCGCGCGTCCCGCCCGAGGCGCCGCCGCCGGCGCCCGGCTGCTGCTGGCTGTGCGTGAGGTCGAAGATCACCGGGCAGCCCGCGGCGGCGAGCTGCGGAAAGGCGCGGAAGTCGACGACGAGATCGCGGTAGCCGAAGCTCGCGCCGCGCTCGGTGAGCAGGACCCGGTCCGCCCCGGCCCCCCGCACCTTCTCGGCGGCGAAGGCCATGTCGGCCGGCGCCATGAACTGACCCTTCTTGATGTTGACGGCGAGCCCGGTCGCCCCGGCGGCCTCGAGCAGGGCCGTCTGCCGGCAGAGGAAGGCCGGGATCTGCAGGCAGTCGACGACCGCCGCGGCCACCGCCGCCTCCTCCGGCTGGTGGATGTCGGTGAGCGCCGGCAGACCAGCGCCGCGGGCCGCCTCGCCGATCAGGGCGAGCGCCGCCTCGCGCCCCAGGCCGCGGAAGCTGGCGCCGGAGAGTCGGTTTTCCTTGCCGTAGCTCGCCTTGAAGACGAGCGGCCAGCCGATCGCCCTCGCCTGCTCGGCCAGGAATCCCGCCGTGTCGACGAGCATCCCGCGTCCCTCGACCACGCAGGGCCCGGCGATGAGCAGCGGCCGGCCCGCGCCGACGGCGGCGCCACCGATGGCGAAGCGCCGCCGGCCGGCCGGCGCCCGGCCCTCGCCGTTCGCG is part of the bacterium genome and encodes:
- a CDS encoding phenylphosphate carboxylase subunit delta is translated as MPFPDPPAALGARLARLRLFIFDVDGVLTDGTLGGGEPRSRRWHVKDGFGIYLAHRSSLGVALCSGNDHAEIRERAERLRIQHLRLGRLDKAEAVRELLAETACARGEAIFVGDDLFDLPGMAAAGLGACPADAAAELLERCHWPLASRGGHGAAREVIEGVLRARGEWEALVAPFLRAGAELGDD
- a CDS encoding 3-deoxy-8-phosphooctulonate synthase, which translates into the protein MGGAAVGAGRPLLIAGPCVVEGRGMLVDTAGFLAEQARAIGWPLVFKASYGKENRLSGASFRGLGREAALALIGEAARGAGLPALTDIHQPEEAAVAAAVVDCLQIPAFLCRQTALLEAAGATGLAVNIKKGQFMAPADMAFAAEKVRGAGADRVLLTERGASFGYRDLVVDFRAFPQLAAAGCPVIFDLTHSQQQPGAGGGASGGTRAYGRGLARAALAAGVDGLFLEVHPDPARAQSDAATQLDFAAAAALLADLARFWAALEAGNALP
- a CDS encoding KpsF/GutQ family sugar-phosphate isomerase: MTEPRAARDLERGREVFAAAIAALGAIQARLGPEFARAVALVAACRGRVVVTGIGKSGHVARKLAATLSSTGTPAVFLHAAEATHGDLGFLRGEDLCIMVSKSGAGEELLGWLPFLRAQGCPLVAICGNIASPLARAASVALDAAVAEEACPLNLAPTTSSAAALVMGDALALALLERRGFGAGDFLRLHPSGVLGRRLNLRVADLMHEGEALPVVTGETSLREALLVIIGKGLGMTCVVEAPGGPLLGVLTDGDLKRLLVDSPATATLLDRPVAALATRQPRCVGPELLAAEALRIMEGNRPGPITSLVVTDGAGALVGVIHLHDILRAGLS